The following DNA comes from Mycolicibacterium aromaticivorans JS19b1 = JCM 16368.
CGGAAGGTCAATCCCCGCGCCTGAACAGGCCGGAAAAACCAGGGCCGACCAGGCGGGTAGGAAGGTCAGCCTACGGGCCGCACGCACCGGTAAGCCGATTACCGGATGTTGATTCTCGCGGAATGAGAAGCTAGTTTTCATTGGAGAGGTCAGCGACGGAAGGAGCCGGTATGCGCAAAGAGGACATGATCCTGATCAGCGTCGACGACCACATCGTGGAACCGCCCGACATGTTCGCCAATCATCTGCCGAAGAAATATGCCGACGACGCTCCCCGGTTGGTGCACAACCCCGACGGCTCCGACATGTGGCGGTTCCGCGACATCACGATCCCCAACGTCGCGCTCAACGCGGTGGCCGGGCGGCCCAAGGAGGAGTACGGCCTGGAGCCGCAAGGGCTCGATGAGATCCGGCCCGGCTGCTACAACGTCGACGAGCGGGTCAAGGACATGAACGCCGGCGGCATCCTGGGCTCGATGTGTTTCCCGTCGTTCCCCGGTTTCGCGGGCCGATTGTTCGCCACCGAGGATGCCGAATTCTCGCTGGCGTTGGTGCAGGCCTACAACGACTGGCACGTCGAGGAGTGGTGCGGGGCCTATCCGGCACGGTTCATCCCGATGACGTTGCCGGTGATCTGGGACCCGGTCGCCTGTGCAGCCGAGATTCGCCGCAACGCCGCGCGCGGAGTGCACTCGCTGACGTTCACCGAAAACCCCGCTGCGATGGGCTATCCCAGTTTCCATGACTTCGAGCACTGGAAGCCGATGTGGGACGCCCTGGTCGACACCGACACCGTGCTCAACGTGCACATCGGCTCCTCGGGACGCCTTGCGATCACCGCCCCCGACGCGCCGATGGACGTGATGATCACTCTGCAGCCGATGAACATCGTCCAGGCCGCCGCGGATCTGCTGTGGTCACGGCCGGTCAAGGAATACCCGGACCTCAAGATCGCCCTGAGCGAGGGCGGCACCGGCTGGATTCCCTACTTCCTGGAACGCGCCGATCGCACCTATGAGATGCACTCGACCTGGACCGGGCAGGACTTCAAGGGCAAGAAACCCTCGGAGGTGTTCCGCGATCACTTCCTGACCTGCTTCATCTCCGACCACGTCGGGGTGCAATTGCGTAACGCCGTCGGCATCGACAACATCTGCTGGGAAGCCGACTACCCGCATTCGGACTCGATGTGGCCCGGCGCCCCTGAGCAACTTGACGACGTCCTGCGCGAACACCATGTGCCCGACGACGAGATCAACAAGATGACCTATGAGAACGCCATGCGCTGGTACCACTGGGACCCGTTCACGCATATCTCGAAGGAACAGGCCACCATCGGCGCGCTGCGCAAGGCCGCCGAAGGTCACGACGTTTCCATCCAGGCGCTGTCGAAGAAGGAGAAGACCGGCGCCAACTTCGCCGACTTCGCGGCGAATGCCAAAGAGCTGTCCGGCAATACGGACTGACGCGGTTCGCGGGCGACAAGGCGCCGGTGCGCAGAACTCTGGGATCGCACCGGCGCGCTGGCCTGCGTGCCGACTGCTGAGTAGAGGAGTGTGGGTGTGTCTTCAGGTATGAGCTTCGAACTGACCGAGGATCAAGAGCTGATCCGTAAGTCGGTGCGGGAGCTGGCATCACGCTTCGACGACCACTACTGGATGGAGAAGGACCAGCAGCACGAGTTCCCGTCGGAGTTTTACGACGCCATCGCAGGTGGCGGCTGGCTCGGGATGACGATCCCCGAGGAGTACGGCGGCCACGGTCTGGGCATCACCGAGGCGACCATCTTGGCCGAGGAGGTGGCCCGCTCCGGCGGCGGGATGAACGCCGCCAGCTCCATCCACATGTCGATCTTCGGGATGCAACCGGTGGTGGTGTTCGGCTCCGACGAGATGAAGGCCGCGACGCTGCCGCGCATCGTCAATGGCGACCTGCACGTGTGCTTCGGCGTCACCGAACCCGGCGCTGGACTTGATACTTCGCGCATCACGACTTTCGCCAAGCGGGACGGTGACAGTTATGTCGTCAACGGTCGCAAGGTGTGGATCTCCAAGGCGCTGGAATCCGAGAAGATCCTGCTGCTCACCCGCACCGAGAGCCGTGGGGACGTGGAGAAGCGGGGCGGTAAGCCGACCGAAGGGCTCTCGCTATTTCTGACCGACATCGACCGCGATCACGTCGACATCCGCCCCATCAAGAAGATGGGCCGCAACGCGGTCAGCTCGAACGAGGTGTTCATCGACGATCTGCGGGTACCGGTCGCCGACCGTATCGGCGAAGAGGGCAAGGGTTTCTCCTACATCCTGCACGGGCTGAACCCGGAGCGGATGCTCATCGCCGCCGAGGCGCTGGGCATCGGGCGGGTGGCGCTGGACCGCGCGGTGAAGTACGCCAACGAGCGCGTGGTGTTCGACCGGCCGATCGGGATGAACCAGGGCATCCAGTTCCCGCTGGCCGATTCGCTGGCTCGCCTCGACGCCGCCGAACTGATCCTGCGCAAGGCAACCTGGCTCTACGACAACGGGAAGTCGTGCGGCCGCGAAGCCAATATGGCCAAGTACCTGTGTGCGGATGCGGGTTTCGCGGCAGCCGATCGTGCACTGCAGACCCACGGCGGCATGGGCTACTCCGAGGAGTACCACATCTCCCGGTTCTTCCGGGAAGCGCGCCTGATGAAGATCGCGCCGGTCAGCCAGGAGATGATCCTGAACTTCCTCGGCGCCAACGTGCTCGGCCTGCCCAAGAGCTACTAGTAGCCGGCAAGCTGGCCGTCCGTATGGTGATCTGATGACTTCTGCGCAAGGACCGGCAGCCCCGCTGGCCGGTATCACTGTCGTGGCGTTGGAGCAGGCGGTCGCGGCACCGATGTGCACGCGCGTCCTGGCCGACTTCGGTGCTCGCGTGATCAAGGTGGAGAACCCGGCCGGCGGGGATTTCGCCAGGCACTACGACGATGTCGTCAACGGCCCGGGTGGCCTTGCGGCTCACTTCGTCTGGGCCAACCGCAACAAGGAATCGATTGCGCTGGACCTGAAATCGGCCGAGGGTCTGGAAGTCCTGCACCGGTTGCTCGACCGCGCCGACGCGTTGGTGTCCAATCTCGCGCCGGGTTCCACCGCCCGGCTCGGCATCTCAGCCGACCAGCTGCGTGAGCGCCACCCCGATGTGATCGCCGTCGAGATCGACGGGTACGGGGCAGGCGGCCCGCTGTCGAACAAGCGCGCATACGACCTGCTGGCGCAGTCGGAGTCCGGATCGTGTGCGGTGACCGGCTATCCCGGAAAACCGGCCAAGCCCGGACCGCCGATCGCCGACATCTCCACCGGGCTGTACTCGGCGTTGTCGATCATGGCTCTGCTGATCTCGCGGAACAGCCGGGCGCGGCGCGGCGCGGCCGTCACCGTGAGCCTGTTCGACACGATGATGGACCTGATGGGGTATCCGCTGACCTACGCCCAGCATTCCGGAATCGACCAGGAGCCGTTGGGGATGAATTCCCCGGCGGTCGCGCCGTACGGCTCCTTCGACACCGCCGACAATCAGACGGTGGTGCTGGGCACCACCAACGACCGGGAATGGCAACGGTTGGCGCGCGAGATCATCGACCGGCCAGACCTGGCCGACGACCCGCGGTACGCCAGCAACTCCGATCGGTGCGCCCATCGCGATGAACTCAACTCGGCCATCCAAACCTGGTGTGCGCAGCACGATCTCGCGCACATCCAGAAGACGGCCGATGCGGCGGGTATTGGCAACGCCCGCTACAATCTGCCCAGCGAGGTGCTCGCGCACCCGCAGTTGTCCGATCGCGACCGCTGGCGGACGGTGCAGACCACCGCCGGTGCCATCCAGGCCATCCTGCCGCCGCCGATCATCGAGGACTACGAGCAGCCGATGGGTCCGGTACCCGGTCTCGGTGAGCACACCGACGCGTTGCTGACCGAATTGGGCCTGTCGGACAACGACATCGGCAGACTGCGTGAGCAGGGTGCCGTCGCATGAACAATCGCCAGAACCAAGGAGAAGCCATGCGGGAAACGGTGATCGTCGAGGCGGTCCGCACCCCGGTCGGTAAGCGAAACGGCGGGCTGTCCAGCATGCATGCCGCCGACCTGTCGGGGGTGGTGCTGAACGCTCTCGCCGAGCGCACCGGGCTGGACCCCGCGACAGTCGACGACGTGGTGTGGGGCTGCGTGTCCCAGGTCGGTGACCAGTCGAGCAATATCGGCCGGTTCTCGGTTCTGGCCGGAATCGATTCCCGGCACGACAGTCAACCGGGCTTGCGGATCCAGCCAGCAGGCACTGGATTTCGCCGCGCAGGCAGTGATGTCCGGCCAGCAGGACGTGGTGGTCGCCGGCGGTGTCGAGGTGATGAGCCGCGTTCCGCTCGGGTCGGCGCGTGCCACCGGCATGCCCTATGGCCCCAAGGTGCTCGAGCGTTATGACGACTTCTCGTTCAACCAAGGCCTTTCCGCGGAGATGATCGCGCAGAAGTGGGGACTGTCCCGCACCGAACTCGACGAGTTCTCGGCGCGCAGCCACGAACTGGCCGCTGTGGCACAGGACCGCGGGGCCTTCGACGATCAGATCGTCCCAGTGGCGACCGATGGCGGTGTGATCAGCGCCGACGAGGGCATCCGCCGGGGGACCACAGTCGAGAAACTGGCCGGGCTCAAACCGGCGTTCACCGAGGACGGCGTCATCCACGCCGGCAACTCGTCGCAGATCTCGGACGGCGCGGCGGCGCTGCTGGTCACCACCGCCGAATATGCCGCCGCACAGGGCTGGACACCGCTGGCGCGCTACGTCGCGGGCGCCGTCGCCGGCGCCAACCCGGTGATGATGCTGACCGGCCCGATTCCCGCGACGGAGAAGGTGCTGGGCAAGACCGGCCTGGGCATCGACGACATCGGGGTGTTCGAGGTCAACGAGGCGTTCGCGCCGGTGCCGCTGGCGTGGCAGGCCGACACCGGCGCCAATGCTGATCGGCTCAACCCCCTCGGTGGCGCGATCGCGCTGGGCCACCCGTTGGGCGGCTCAGGCGCGGTACTGATGACACGCATGCTGTACCACATGCGCGACAACGGAATTCGCTACGGACTGCAGACGATGTGTGAGGGCGGCGGCACCGCCAACGCGACCGTCGTCGAGCTGATCGGCTGAGGGGCCTGATGCGCCGCGACCTTTTCACTGCCGACCACGAGGCGTTTCGGGAACTCGCTCGGGACTTCATCGAGAAGGAGGTCGTGCCCGCCTACCCGCAGTGGGAGAAGGCGGGCCGGATGCCACGCGAGACGTTCGCGAAGCTCGGGGAGACCGGGATCATGGGCGTCACGCTGCCCGAGGAGTACGGCGGCGGCGGTCAGGACGACTACCGCTACAACGTGGTCCTGCAGGAAGAAGCCGCCCGCGCACTGGTCACCTTGTCGACGGTCCGCACGCAGCTCGAGGTGATCCTGCCGTACTTCCTGCACTACGCGAACGACGAACAGCGGGCCCGCTGGTTTCCCGGGCTTGCGGCCGGGACGCTGCTCACCGCGGTCGCGATGACCGAACCGGGCACCGGGTCGGACCTGGCCGGGGTGCGCACGACGGCGGTACGGGATGGCGACCACTACATCGTCAACGGCGCAAAGACTTTCATCACCGGCGGCATGCAAGCCGATCTGGTGGTCGTGGTGGCCCGCACGTCCACCGACCCGGACAACCGTCGCGCCGGCCTGACCCTGTTGGTCGTCGAAGACGGGATGGCGGGCTTCACCCGCGGACGCGAACTCGAGAAGATGGGCTGCAAGGTGCAGGACACCGCCGAGCTGTCGTTCGTCGACGTCCGGGTGCCCGCGGCCAACGTGCTGGGGGAGGAGGGCCAGGCCTTCAGCTACCTCGGGCACAACCTCGCGCAGGAACGGCTCACCGTCGCGGTCGGTTCTGTCGCCCAAGCCCGCTCGGCGATCGCGGCAGCGATCGACTACACCCAGAGCCGCAAGGCATTCGGCACGCCCGTGGCCTCGTTTCAGAACACCAAGTTCGAGCTCGCTGCCTGCTCGACGGAGGTCGAGGCGGCCCAGGCGATGCTCGACCGCGCGGTGGCCCTGCACGTCGAGGGCGAGCTCAGCGGCGCCGACGCCGCCCGGGTCAAGCTGTTCTGCACCGAGATGCAGCAGCGGGTGATCGACCGCTGCCTGCAGTTGTTCGGCGGTTACGGCTACATGATGGAGTATCCGATCGCGCGCCTCTACACCGATGCGCGAGTGGCCCGGATCTACGCCGGGACCAGCGAGGTGATGAAGGTGATCATCGCCAAGTCGCTGGGTTTGTAGCCCGCCTGCCGTCGCGCTCGACCCGTCGCGAAATCGCCTTGATGGCTGCTGATGGCCCCCATTCACAGCCCTGACGTCGATGTCGGGACAAGCGATTCGCTTAGCCGAAACTTTTTCCGCTGAGACCCTTGTCACATCCGCCCAAACCAACCTACTGTGTGTTCACTAGGTTGGTCTGGCGGAAGGGAGTGCGGTGACGACGACGACTCGCCCCTACGCCACCCTCCTCGCCAAAGGAGAGGACCGTAAGCAGCGCATCCTCGACGTCGCGCAGCGGCTGCTGGCCCGCAACGGCTGGCGCAACACCACCCTCGCGCAGATCGCCAAGGAGGCCGGCGTCACCGCCGCGGGGCTGCTGCACCACTTCGAGTCCAAGGAGCAGCTGCTGCACGCGGTGCTCGACGCCCGGGATGCCGACGACAGCGAGCATGCCGACTATCTGACCGGCGACCTGGTCGAGGGCATCGCCAACGCCGCCGACCGGTTCGACCGGTCACCCCAGCTCGTCGGCACCTTCGCGGTGCTGATGGTGGAGAACATCGCCCCCGACGCTCCGCTGCACGACCGGCTGGTGGATCGCTACCGACAGGCGGTCGACATCATCGCCGACCGGATCCGCAGCGGTCAGGCCGAGGGCCGATACCGATCAGACGTGAACCCGGCCCGCAAGGCCGTGGAAATCCTGGCATTTGTGAACGGAATGGAGACCTCATGGCTGCTCGACCCGTCGATACCGCTGATCGATGTGTTCCGGGAGTACTCCAGGTCGCTGGCGAGCCAGCTGATGGCGCCCGCCGGATCATGAGATACCGGCTCGACATCGTCGCGCCCAGCGTCGCCGAGGCGGTGCGGCACGCCGGCGGCTGGATATTCGACCGCGTGATGGCGGGCTGGGATGTCAACGTCCTGCTCGCGCAGCCCGGCGACACCCGACCCCTGATGATCCTGGGCGCCCAGACCTCCGACTTCGAATCGATGATCGCGGCCGGTGACGATCAGCCGCACCCGCAGGCGCTGGCGGTGGCCGCCGACCTCCTCGATACCGACGTCCGGGTCCGCGAGGGCGTGCTGCGCGCACTGGACTACGGCATGACCGAGGTGGCGTTGTGGGGCGAAGCCCAGTCCGGTGATCTCGACCGCGACATCGACTCCGTCGAGCACCGCCTGAGCTCGGCGGCGCGCGTGTTCAAAGCACAGGCACTGGCCGCGGCCGATGTCGACGACGTCTCAGTCGCGGCGACCGAGACGTTCCGAAGCGGCGCGATGAGCTGCCCGCCGATCGGCGCCGACCTGATCCCGGCCGGCTGAGGGCGGACGGAAAGCTACTCCTTGATGGAGATGGCCTGCCGGGGGCACTGACGCACCGCGTCGCGGATCCGTGCCTCGTTCTCCGGGGTCACCTCGTCGGACAGGACATGCAGGTAATCCTGGTCGTCGACCTGGAACACCTCGGGGATGATCCCCATACAGATCGCATTGGCCTCACACAGGCCGAAGTCGACGTCAATCTTCATCGCAGCACCTTCACCGGTACATGGGAGTAACCCGCCACATTCTGCATCTGCACCCGGCGCAGCCCATCCCACTGGACTTCGTAGCGCGGCATGAAGTCCAGCAGCTTCTCCAGCGCGAGGGCGCTTTCCATGCGGGCAAGGGCGGCGCCCAGGCAGCTGTGGATGCCGTAGCCCAGGCCGAGGTTCTGCGCTTCGGTGCGGTCGCGGTCGATGTCGAAGGCGTCGGCGTCGGTGAAGGCGGCCGAGTCCCGGTTTGCCGATGCCAGCAGGAGGAACACCGGCTTGCCTGCCGGGATCTTGCCGCTGGGCACTTCAGTGTCCTTGAGGGTGTAGCGCACGTTGTACTGCACCGGCCCCTCGTAGCGGAGCAGTTCCTCCACCGCCGCGGGAATCTTGGACCGGTCGTCGAGCAGCTTGCGCCACTGGTCGGGGAAGCGGGCGAAGTTGACCGCGGCGGTCCCCATCAGCTTGGTCACGGTCTCGGCACCCGCACCGCCGAGAAGCGTTGCGAAACCGCAGATTTCGATGTCATCCAACCGGCGCATGTGGCCGTCGTCGTCGGGGATCTCGGCGGCGATCAGGCGGCTGATCATGTCGTCCTGCGGGTTCTCGCGCCGCTCCTGCACCAGGCCGTAGTAGTACATCGCGGTCTCGATATTGGCCTGCATGCCGGCCTCACTGGTCCCCATCTGACCGGGCTCACGACTGAGGCTGGTGTCGATCCAGTGCCGAACCTGCTGGCGGTACTCCTCGGGCACGCCGGCCATCCGGGTGATCACCTCGACCGGGAACGGCCCGGAGAAATCCTGGACCACGTCGAAGTTCTCCGGGTCGGCCCCGGCCAGATACTTGTCCGCCAGTTCGATCACCACGTCGCGCTGCGACTGCACTGCGCGGGGAGTGAAGGCCTTGTTCAGCAGACTGCGCATGTGCCGGTGCTCGGGCGGGTCCATGAAAATGATGGATTTCTGCGGCGGCTCGTCCGCTTTCACCATGGCCAGATCGCAACCGCGGGTCGACGAGAAGCTCTCATGATCTTTCAGCGCCGCCGCGACATCCTCGTGCCGGGAGAGGGCGTAGAAGTCCTCGCCTGTGTCGTAATACAGCGGCGCCTCGGCCCGCATGCGCTCGTAGATGTCGAACGGGTTGTTGAAGTACTCCTGCGAGAACGGATCGAAGACGAGTTCGGCCTGAGTCATTGCGTTCTCCTCCGAGGCGAGAGCTGGGCCATAAGCGTTACGGAAGGTTGGTTGAGTGTAACGCTAACAGTGGGGCTGACGGGAGAGCGGAAAATGGCTAATTCCCCTCACCTTTCGCGCTTGGAAGGCCGGCGTCGGCGGCCGCCCCCAGCAGTCCGAGGTCGGTCCCCAGATCGGCTGCGGTCGCGCGGACGACGGCGACATCCTTGCCGATGAATTCGCCGACGGCAGCGATGAATCCGCTCGCCGAGCCGACGCGCGCGATCGAATCCAGAGCTCGGCTGGTGCCGCTGCCGTGGGGGAGTGCGCCGAGCAGGGTGGTCTCGTCGACTCCGAGGCGACCGGCCAGCCCGACCGCTTCTGCCACGATGCCGATCTGCGCGGCGAACAGCGCGTTGTTGATCAACTTGACCCGCTGACCGAACCCCGTCGGTCCGACGTGCAGCACCGGATCGGCGTAGCTGGACAGCACCGGCCGCGCCTGCGCATACGCGTCGTCGCCGCCGCCGACGAACACCGTCACCGTTCCTGCGGCGATGTCATGCGGGCCGCCGCTCACCGGTGCGTCGAGCACGCCGATGCCGAGTTCGTCGGCCTGCGCGGCGACTTCTTCGGCCGTGCGCGGATTGCCCGTCGTGTGCAGGATCAGCACCGAGCCCGGGCGCATGGCACCCAGCAGGTCGTCGGCCTGGACGATCTGCCGCACCTGCTCGTCGGTGAAGACACAGAGAATCACCGCCTCGGCGTCGCGGGCCACTTCAGTCGGGGTTCCGGCGGCGCTGGCACCCAATTCGACCGCAGCGCTGAGCTTTTCGGGAGTCCTGCCGAGTACGGTGACGTCGTGGCCGGCGCCGGCCAGCCGCCGCGCCATGGGTGCGCCCATCCGGCCCGCACCGATGAAGCCCACTTTCACCGTGGGTTGTCCATCAACCTCAATGCGGCGTCGGCGGCGTCCAGCACCGCCCCGGGCTGGGCGCCTGCCTTGTCGGCGATGCCCGCGATCAGGCTGACGTCCTTGTGCAGCAGCCCCGCGGCGACCTGCTTGAGGATGTCGAGGCTGCCGCCGAAGCGGGCCACGCTACCCAGCGCGAAGCTGTTGGCCGACCCCCGGGTGATCACCTCCGACAGGTTCTCGGGTGTGATGCCCAGTGCCGCACCGAGATCCAGCGCGGTCTTGGCGGTGGCGATGTTCGCGGTGAACAACAGATTGTTCAGCAGTTTGGTGACCTGTCCGGAGCCGACGTCACCCAGGTGCACGATCGGATCGGCGTACGTGGCGAAGACCGGGCGGACCTTGTCCACCACGGCATCCTCGCCGCCGACCATCACGAGAAGCTTTCCCTCTTCGGCGGCCGGACCACCACCGCTGACCGGCGCATCGATGACCGCGACCCCCTGAGCTGCGGCCTGCTCGGCCAACTGACGGCAGGTGTCGGGGTGCACGGTGGCGTGCACAGCGATGATGCCGCCGGGCTGCAGCCCGGACAGCACGCCGCCCTCGCCGGTCGCCACCTCGAGCACGTCGGCGTCACCGACCACACACAGGCACACCAGGTCGCTATTGGCGGCCAGGTCCTGAGGTGAGGCCGCCACCGTGGCCGCGGTGTCGGCGAAGGGTTCCACCGATGCCGCGCGCCGGGCCCACAGTGTGAGCGGGTAGCCGCCTTCGACGATCCGGCGTGCCATGGGTGCGCCTTGGCTGCCCAGCCCGATGAATCCGACGCGCATTAGCCGGCCTCTCTGTCCAAATCGGCGGTGATGCAGTGTTTGAAGAACGACAAAACACTCGAGTGATACTGCGCCGCAGCGACACCCAGGCTCAGATTGTGGCCGGCGCCGCCCTGGTGGTGGATCTCCACCCGCGCCGACGAGCCGAACAGTGCGGCGATGTCGGCCATCGCTTCGGGCGTCGAGTCCCATACTCGCTCGTGCTCGGCGGCGGTGAAGCGCACCGGCGCGGTGACATGGCCGGCGAGCGCCGGGAAATCACGCCCGGCCCAGTGGGTCGAGATCTCCGCCTCTTGCGGCGGCGCGCCGGCGGAGCCTACGGCGTTGATCACGTCGGCGGGATAAAGCTCTTCGGGCGCCCAGATCAACTCCCGCAGACCGGCGGGCCGGTAGGTCGGCGTTGCCTGCTTGAGAATGGCTCTGGCAGCCGGGTATTGGCGCAAGCCGGTGCCGGCCAGCTCGAGACCCAGCAGGTCGTGACCGCGCTCGGCAACGGCCATCCGTAACGCGAGTTCGCAGCCGTTGGAATGCGCCAGGATGAACAGGCCGGCGCCACGATCTCGCTTGCCGAGCATCGCATCGGCGGCACCGTAGGCCAACTCGACCCGGCGTTGCGGCTCCCACATCGAATCGGAGTAGGGCGCCGACGCTCCGTAGCCCGGCCGGTCGAGAGCGATCGCGCTGAAACCCGCTGCGGCCGCGGCCCGTACGAACGACAGCTCGGGGTGGTTGGGGCAGTCGAAGTATGCCGCCGAGGACGCCCCGCCGTGCAGGGCGACGATGACTCCCTGCGGATCGGCCGCCTCGGCGAACAAGCCCGACATCGGGATCCCGTCGACCGGAACCATCCGGCGCACCGGGGTGCTCATGCGCGATCCGCCTTCGGTTTCTCGCTCATCCGTCCACTCGCATCAGCAGTACCCCGCTCGGCGTCAACCCTCCGCTGCTCGCCACCGCGACTCGGGCGCCCGCGACCTGCCGGTCGCCGGCCTCACCCCGCAGCTGGCTGACCGCCTCGTGGATCAGGCCCATGCCGTGGGTTCTCCCGTGGGAGAGCTGCCCGCCGTGGGTGTTCAACGGGAGCACACCGTCGCGGGCGATATTGGCGCCCCCGTCCAGAAAGTCCTTCGCCTCGCCGATGCCGCAAAAGCCGAGCGCCTCCAGCCACGACAAGCAGTTGAAGGTGAACCCGTCATAGAGCTCGGCGACGTCGACATCGCTGGGACGCAGCGAGGTTCGCGTCCACAGGTGCGCCGACTGGCCCAGCACCTGAGGCTCGTGGGTCAGCGTCGTCTGGTCCCAGTCGGTGCGTTCGACGATCTGGGTGCCGACGGCCTCGAACAACACCGGCGGCTTGGGCAGGTCGCGGGCGGCCTCCACCGCGGAGACGATCACGGCGACCGCGCCGTCACAGGGCACATCGCAGTCGTATAGCCCGAACGGCGTGGTGATCGGCCGCGCCGACAGGTAGTCCGCCATCGTCATCGGGTCGCGGTAGATGGCGGTCGGATTCAGCGCGGCGTTGGCCCGCTGGTTCATCGCGATCCAGCCCAGCGTCTCGCGGGTCGTGCCGTACCGGGCGAAGTGCCGTTGGGCGTTGAGCGCCAACGTGTGTGCGGCCGACGTCGCGCCGAACGGCATCTGCCAGCTGCTGGTGCGCGCCCCGCCGGGCGGGGCCATCTTGCCCTGCTTCAGCAGTTCCTGGAAGGTCGACTCCCACAGCGTCCGGAAGCACAGCACGTGCCGGGCCATCCCGGTGGCGACGGCCATCATCGCCGCGATGATGGACCCGCCCGGCCCGAAGGTGTCCATTCCGCCATTGATCCACGTGGGGCGCAGACCCAGCGCGCCCTCCAGTGCGGTCACCCCACCCTCGCCCATGCCTGCGATGTCGAGGCCGGGATAGGTGGACAACCCGTCGATGTCGGCGAACGTGAGCCCGGCATCGGCCACCGCGGCTTCGCAGGCCTCGACGGTCAACGACAACGGGTTGACCATCAGACGGCGCCCCAGCCGGGACGCGCCGATTCCCGTGATCGCCGACCGCTCCTCGAACTTGCTGGTGGTCAGCGGCGGCCGGACATACTTGGCGAAGTCCTGCGGGGCGATCTCGTCGGCCGGCTGCTCGGCGATCTGTTTCGGGGTCACCGGGCGGAACAGCGGCAGATAGACGTCGTCGTTCTGCTCGAAGACTACTTCGACAAGCTGGCCGAGTTCCAGATCGGCGGGGTCCGCGTCGATGATATTGGTGGTCAAGCGGACTCGAGGATCCTCCTGGATCGCCACCTGGGCCACCACGTAAGGTGCGG
Coding sequences within:
- a CDS encoding NAD(P)-dependent oxidoreductase — protein: MRVGFIGLGSQGAPMARRIVEGGYPLTLWARRAASVEPFADTAATVAASPQDLAANSDLVCLCVVGDADVLEVATGEGGVLSGLQPGGIIAVHATVHPDTCRQLAEQAAAQGVAVIDAPVSGGGPAAEEGKLLVMVGGEDAVVDKVRPVFATYADPIVHLGDVGSGQVTKLLNNLLFTANIATAKTALDLGAALGITPENLSEVITRGSANSFALGSVARFGGSLDILKQVAAGLLHKDVSLIAGIADKAGAQPGAVLDAADAALRLMDNPR
- a CDS encoding thiolase C-terminal domain-containing protein translates to MTRAPLPQVTGENEFFWTSGADDTLRIQECQGCSSLIHPPQPVCRYCGSHDLKAKPVSGKAVLSAFTVNERFSIPGLPAPYVVAQVAIQEDPRVRLTTNIIDADPADLELGQLVEVVFEQNDDVYLPLFRPVTPKQIAEQPADEIAPQDFAKYVRPPLTTSKFEERSAITGIGASRLGRRLMVNPLSLTVEACEAAVADAGLTFADIDGLSTYPGLDIAGMGEGGVTALEGALGLRPTWINGGMDTFGPGGSIIAAMMAVATGMARHVLCFRTLWESTFQELLKQGKMAPPGGARTSSWQMPFGATSAAHTLALNAQRHFARYGTTRETLGWIAMNQRANAALNPTAIYRDPMTMADYLSARPITTPFGLYDCDVPCDGAVAVIVSAVEAARDLPKPPVLFEAVGTQIVERTDWDQTTLTHEPQVLGQSAHLWTRTSLRPSDVDVAELYDGFTFNCLSWLEALGFCGIGEAKDFLDGGANIARDGVLPLNTHGGQLSHGRTHGMGLIHEAVSQLRGEAGDRQVAGARVAVASSGGLTPSGVLLMRVDG
- a CDS encoding alpha/beta fold hydrolase codes for the protein MSTPVRRMVPVDGIPMSGLFAEAADPQGVIVALHGGASSAAYFDCPNHPELSFVRAAAAAGFSAIALDRPGYGASAPYSDSMWEPQRRVELAYGAADAMLGKRDRGAGLFILAHSNGCELALRMAVAERGHDLLGLELAGTGLRQYPAARAILKQATPTYRPAGLRELIWAPEELYPADVINAVGSAGAPPQEAEISTHWAGRDFPALAGHVTAPVRFTAAEHERVWDSTPEAMADIAALFGSSARVEIHHQGGAGHNLSLGVAAAQYHSSVLSFFKHCITADLDREAG